From the genome of uncultured Methanobacterium sp.:
CCCAATGTCGTTGGCGGCAATGTTAAAAGCCATGTAGATGCTTATAACCACGCCGATTATGAGGATCCAGTCCATGTGATTATTATGGTGGTGGTAGTTGAAATATTTTGACGGGATTTGTAACCGTAACTTTAAAATACCATCAATACCAACATTAACTGGGCTAGACTGGAGGGTCAGGGGTCCTCTGTAAGCGCACATCCCCTATATGGTGCAGTCGAAGTTCAAGGGGCGGCAGTTTAACTGGGTGTTGGCCCAGTATTTCAACGTCGAAACCTCGTCCCGCAGGATCAGTGGTGGCAGAGCCTCGGCTGGAGGGCCGGGGTGAACTGTCTTAACTTTGGGAACGGGTCAGGTCTGGAAAGAAGCAGCTCTACCTTAGACAGCTGATGCTTGTGGAGTAGCGGGGTGGAGTTGGAATTCTGGATCACCAGCATTCACGAGAACTGTCCACCCTTGAACACGCCCACTTAAACTTATTGAAGAGTTTATTAAAATCATAGAAGAGTTTAATCAAAAACACATTAAACATGAGTATTAAACTGACATTGAAATTTGGAAATTTAAAATTAGTTTCATTAAATTTTTGGGATGAAGGTTTGCCTTTTGAGTACTAGCTTAAAACTTTAAATAGTAGATTAGACAATGTTTTGTTACCTACTTTTTTAATTTAATACATAAATCAATGCAGGGGTGGCCCAGCCTGGTACGGCGTGGGACTGCTAATCCCATGATCCTTTGGATCACGCGGGTTCAAATCCCGTCCCCTGCGCTTTATATATTAGTTTTTCGCTATATGTTAGATTTATATATTATAAAACCTGTTTTCATAACCTTTTTTCATAAACTTCTTTATTTTAATTTATAAAAAACTCAGTTGTCATGTTCTAGTACCATTTTCACGAATTCAACAGGTGTGGAAGATTTTTCAGATATCTCTCTAATGGAAAGTCCCTGGGCAGCAAATCTTCTCACCACAAATTCCAGAGGTTCACCCACCTCGATGATGTAACCATCAGGGTCATAAAAACGCATAACCCTCTGTCCCCATGGTTGAGCCCTGATTTTATGAACAAATCTACAATTGAGAGATTCTAATTTCTCCTGAACACCATCCAGCTCTTCAGATTCAAAATATAATTCCATGAAGTTTTTATCAACATTGAAATTCTTATTCCCCTTGCCATTGGTAGCTGATGAATCCCCTAGAAGTTCCTTGTAGTGTTCAGCATTGTGAATGGCAAAACCATCTTTAAAAGCCACATTGGCCCCGTGATCCATTTCTACTTCCTGTTTCAACACATTTTCGTAGAATTTTCTGGATTTATCAATATCCTGCACAGTTATTAGAGGACAGATGTATTTTATTTTCATCATTAATTCTCCTACCAAATCCTTTTTTAATTCTCCTTCTAAATTTCCTAAAAAATTCTACTGTAAATTCTCCTAAAATGAATAATAAAACAATCAATTCATTAAACGGAAATGTTCATTAAATCGGCCACAATCAAATAATAACTCGCCAATCCCTTCCATTTTTCCCATGAACTGGCAATTTCCAGGACTTTTTCTGATGATATCTTTCCACCCGCACCATAAAAATTGCCAATAACCCTCTGCAGACCGATGTCATCTGCAGGAATAACATCCAATCGACACAATCCTCTAAGCATTGCCATTTCGGCGGTCCAGACACCAATACCCCTGATTTTAATCAGTTCTTCCATCATTTCAGAGGCGTTACTCATTTTTTGAAGGGATTGCAGGTCCACATCTTTGTTTATTATTTTTAAGGATAAATCACGAATATACTCTGCCTTTCTAGAACTCAGACCACAACTTCGAAGTTCTTCAAGATCTAAACTGCTCAAATCTTCTGGTGAGGGATATGAATAATAATCCTGACCATAAAGATGAACCGACCGTCCAAACTGCTTTATTAAACGGTTTTCTATACTATGGGCTGCTTTGAGAGATATCTGCTGTTCTATAATGGAATCCACCAGTGCTTCAAATAACGTGGGTGTAGAAGGATTTTTAAGACCGTAAAGTCTGCTAGTGATGGGTGACAAAACAGGATCTGATTTTACCTGCTCATAGAAAGGATGAAGATCCATTCCCAGGTTAAAAATCCGGTAAACAATTGGTGGAACTGAATTTAAAATATCCGGGGATAGTTCCTCATCTGATTCCACACTAACCTTAATTTCAGGTTCATCAACCGATCCCACCGATTCAATGTACAGAAGCATTGTTTCCTGATTAATTGTGAGAGTCTGCCAGAGGCGATTATTGGCATACTTTTTTATACTTTTATCACCACTGGAAAATATCCTGCAACTTAAATCAAAATCAAACGGTGCTTTGGCCTTTATATTGAAATTGGATTGATACATTAAATCACCTTAATATTCATCAATTCCACAGTAATTTTTCCCATATCAATTCAGTTCTATTTTTTTACCCATATTTGACAGATTAAGGTTTAACAAACTTCAACCACTTATTTCAACCGCTTTTTATACTCGGACAATTCATTCTGCAGTCTACAGTTTTTTAATGCCTTAGAAATAACATGATGATTTACAATCCATTTGATTGGTTACTATAATTTTTTAATGGCATTTCCCAGCCTTTTTATCCCTTCTTCAATTTCTTCTACACTTGAATTGGAAAAATTCAGTCTCATGGTGTTCTTTTCAGGACCTTCAGTGTAGAATGTTTCTCCAGGTACAAATGCGACATTTTCTTCCATTGCCAGTTCAAACAGTTCCATTGAAGATGTGCCCTCCGGTAGAGTGACCCATAGGAACATCCCGCCCTGGGGAGATGTGTGTTTAACTCCCTCTGGAAAGTACTTCTTGATGGAATGGACCATCTGGTCTCTCTGGGACTTGTATAATTGTTTTATGCTCTGGATATGCTGGTCCACGTCATTGTCTTGGAGGTACTGGTAAACCACCCTTTGGGTGAAGTAGTTAGAGTGGAGATCAGAGGCCTGTTTGGCAGTGACCAGTTTATCCATAACCTTGGGGGGAGCCACAATCCAGCCCATCCTCATACCAGGGGAGACGATCTTGGAGAAAGTTCCGAAGAGTATTGAATCTGGTAAATGGGATTTGATTGGAGGTATATCCTCCCCCATGAATCGTATCTCACCGTAAGGGTTGTCTTCAACCAGGATGGTCTCGTGTTCTGCCATTATTTCTGCAACTTTTTCCCTTTTACTTTCAGAGTAGGTTATACCAGTGGGGTTCTGGAAACTACTGACAGTGTAGAATAGTTTGATATTCTCCTCTTCCAGGATCTTCTCCAGGATGGTGGTGTCTACTCCATCATCCAGCAAAGGTACAGAATGAAATTCTGGTTCGTACAATCCAAATGCCTGTATAGCCGCCAGATAGGTGGGTCTTTCCATGATCACACCATCACCACTGTCCAGGAAAACTTTCCCCACCAGATCCAGGCACTGCTGGGATCCATTGGTTATCAGAATATCTTCAACTTCAACTTCCATGCCCTGTCTTTCGTAACGCTGGGCTATGAATTCCCTTAACTTGCGGTAACCTTCGGTGGTGCTGTACTGGAGAACTTTATCACCGTCTTCACTTAGAACCTTTGATGTGGCATTGTTAATGGCTTCCACTGGGAAGGACTTTGGATTGGGAAGTCCGCCAGCAAATGAAATCATGTCATCATCATCGGTAACCTTCAAAATTTCCCGGACAAAAGACCTTGGTATCTTATTCATACGACGAGCAAAATGGTAATTCATGAAAAATCCTCTTAATTAATTGTTAAATGGAATTATATTTTATTAAATCAAACTTTAACTGATTTTATGTTTATTATTACTAATCATTTTATGTGGAATTTCCTTATCAAACTTTATTTTTACATTTAAACTGTCCATTTGGAACAACATCTTTTACTATTATGATCATTTTTGTTTACTATTATGATCATTTTTTGCTACCATAACGGCGCACATGCGCCCAGGCCTGATGATAATCTTCAAAACCATCCTTACAAGTGTACATGGATGTTTCATTTCTATTAAATACTTTCCGATCTTCACCCACCGGGCAGACTTTGATGCAGATACCACAGGGGGAACGGTATTCTTTTCGCAGTTTCCTGCTGCGGGTGGCACATTTCATCTTGTTTATCAGGGGAGGAAAATCATTTCCAGTTTCCTGTTCTGATTTTATGGCATTTACTGGACAGTTCTGGGCGCAGGACAAACAGCGGGTGCACAGATCATCACCATAAATCTTGCTTCCTTCCAGTTTTAGGGTGGTGAATATACTGGTAAAACGTACCCTGGGCCCATATTCTGGTGTGAGGAGAACGTTATTCAATCCAAAGGATCCAAGACCCGCCAGGAATGCGGCGTGTTTATGGGAAAAGAATGCCAATGGTTTTTCCTGGAGCACTTCAATATCTCCGTAACCATCCCTGGGAATGAAAATAGAGGGGTAACCCTTCAGGGTAAGGAAATTGGATATTTCGTAGGCCTTCTCATCCAACAGAATGTTCACTGTTTCATAGAGTTCGTGATAATAAATAGATGGGGCAGTTTCCACAATGGGAAGCTGCACTGGTAAACCAATCACCACCACAGTCCGGGCTTCGGGGTAAATTGACTGGGGCCAGAATTCTCTGGGTATCTCATTGGAAAAATGTTGTGGAAGTTCTTCTGGGGGATTTTTCCACCTTTCCACCGGTGCAAAACCCCCCATTGATATTCCCAATTCGTGACACTTATCCCGAAGCTCTTTTTCTAAAACAGTGGAAGTTTCAGGTTTCATCTTGGACTCCTTACTGATTATTTATTATATTGGTGCTATTGAAATAAAAATTTTGCATAAACCCCTGTTGTACAAGACTACCTTAAGTTACTAAGAAGACTACCTTGAGGTACTCTTTCTATTCCTGTTTTTAATCACCTTGTATCCCTCAAACCACAGCACACTCAGCATACCGGACACGAAGCATAACAGAATCTCCCACAGGTTAAGGGGGCAGAACTGGAATAATTGTTGCAGGGGTGGGAAGTACAGGATAGCAGCCAGGAATATCACTGCACCACCTAATACCCACCAGAGGGCCTGGTTAGGGGATCGAAGTGTCTGGTAGATGGTATGGGACCAGGAACGATTGGTCATTATTAGAGCCAGGTTAGCGAAGATGAGGGTGATGTAACTTAAAGTTCGGGCGCTTGCTTCCCCCTGCCAGTTAAGACCCACAAGGTATACGGCCAGAACCACTACCAGAACCACTATTCCCTGTAAAATGCTCATTCCAATGTTGGTTCTGCTGAATAATTTCTCAGAAGGGCTGCGTGGAGGGCGTTGCATGGCATTTGCTTCTGCAGGTTCTGCCTCAAAGACCACGGAACAGGCAGGGTCAATGATAAGCTCCAGGAATACTATCTGCACCGGGAATAAGACCAGGGGCCACTGGAACAGTACTGGTAAAAATGACATCCCCACAATGGGAACATGCACTGCGAAGATGTAGGCAGTGGCCTTTTTCAGGTTATCGTAGATACGCCTGCCCATCTTCACACTGGCGACAATGGATGAAAAGTCATCCTTAAGTAGTACCAGGGCCGATGCTTCCCTGGCCACATCAGTACCACGTCCACCCATACTTATACCTACCTGGGCGGATTTAAGGGCAGGGGCATCGTTAACACCATCACCGGTCATGGCCACGATCTCACCGTTGGATTTAAGAGCCTCCACCAGGCGCAACTTCATCTCTGGCACCATACGGGCAAAGATGTTAACATCTCTGACCCGTTCTTTCAGGGTCTCATCATCCATTGCATCCAGTTGGTCACCAGTTATAACATTTTCTGGCTTGGTGAGTCCTATTTTTTGGGCGATACTTCTAGCAGTGCCTGGATAATCTCCGGTGATCATCACCACCCTGATACCTGCCTGGTAACATTCCTGAACTGACTGGGGGACTTCTTCACGAACGGGATCCAGGAATCCCACCAGGCCCAGAAACTGGAAGTTAAAATCATGCTGCTTTCCAGGGAGATCTCTCTTTTTAAATGATGCACGGGCCACTCCTATTATCCTCAAACCTTCATCAGCCATTAAAGATATGTTACGTGCTAACTGTTCCATTTCCTCTGGAGACATATGGCATAGATCAGCCACAGCTTCTGGTGCTCCTTTAGCTGCTATTATGTAATCTTCACCATCCGGGGATTGCCATACATGGGACATGGCCAGAAGTTCTGGGGATAAAGGGTATTCATGGACCAGTTGCCAGTCCTCATGAAGGTGTTCAGTTTCCTGTAAGGTTGTATCACCAAATTCTTTGAGAGATTTTTCCATGGGATCAAAGGGGTCTCGCTGGCTGGCCAGTATACTGAATTCCACCAGTTTATGGAATGATTCATGGAGTTGATGGGTGGCACGGGTTACATCGTAAAACTCTGATCCATTCATGATCTTACCCACGGACATTTGGTTTAACGTCAGAGTGCCGGTTTTATCCACACAGAGCACTGTAGTAGATCCCAGTGCCTGAATAGCATGAGAACGCCGGGTAAGCACGTTTTTTCGGGATATTCTCCAGGCACCCAGTGCCAGGAAAATGGTTAACACCACCGGGAACTCCTCGGGTAGAATGGCCATGGCCAGGGTTATACCGGCTAAAAATCCGTTAAGCCAGTCCAGTCTGGTGATTCCATAGATAACCACTACTGCGGCACATAATCCTGCACCAACCAGTGCCATGTTCCGTACCAGTGTGCGGGTTTCCATCTGTAGGCTGGTGTCTTCTGTTTCCAGAGACTGTAAACGTTTGCCTATACGGCCCATCTCAGTCTCAAGGCCAGTGGATACTACCTGAGCTACTCCCTGGCCCTGCACCACCAGTGTTCCAGAGTAAACTGAGGGCAGACCATCCCCTCCGGGAGGATGCATGTTCATCAATCCTCCACATTGCACCTTCCGCACTGGTACAGATTCACCAGTTAAGAGGGACTCGTTTATGAGGAGGTTGCTGCAGGATAAGATCACACCATCTGCCGGGACCCGGTCACCCTCCTTGAGTATGATAATATCGTCACGGACCATTTCCCGTCCAGGGATTCTCCTCTCTTGCCCTTCGCGTATAACCAGTGCCCTGGGACTGGAAAGATCCCGTAGTGCCTCCAGGGTGCGTTCTGTTTTACGTTCCTGGTAGAAAGTTATCCCCATAATCACAAAAACAAATCCCAGGAGCATCAATGCTTCCTGAAGATCCCCTAAAACAAGATAAATAGCACCACAAGCAATTAAGAGGAGGAACATGGGTTCCCTGATTACTTCCATGGCAATGGCTAAAAACGATCTCTCTTCAGTTGATGGAAGCTCGTTATAGCCATGTTCTTTTATTTTCATGGCCACGTCTGCTTCAGGGAGGCCTTTTATGTTTTTAATGTCCATTTCATCTGCCATGTTACCCCTCCTTCATGATGAGTCTTGTATGGATTAAATTAAACTTTTTGTGGATTAAATTGATGCTATTAGGGAGTTAAATTAATGTTATTATGGGGATCATACGATTATCTATTGGGTGTACTAAAATATGAATAAGGCCACATATATCTTTTTCTATTGATTAACGTGTTAGGAATTCCTAATTCTCTAAAATAAAATGTTAGGTCAGTCTAATTCGTGATAGGGTTACCTAACTTTTAAAAAATTAAAAAAATCAGTAATATCTACGATTTCTTTTCCTGGTTTTGAAGTGGAAAATTCTCTTTGAAAGTAAAAATTTGGTAGGGCCTTCACTGCAGTATCAATGAACATATGGTTTTCAGGAGGTTTTAAGTAAATTTAGTAGGGACTTAAATGTAAATCTTTATTTAGGTAATCTTTATTTAGGTAATCTTTATGGGTCAAATCCTTATTTAGGGTAATTTATGGGCTTAATCCTGTGTTAAATCTATGTGGGCTAAAAGTAAAATAAATAGGGAAAATGGGCCCTTCAAAATAAAAATTGCTTAAAAAAAAGGGTTAATATGTATTTATGAGTTATGTATTGTTTTTACCAGTCCAGGGACTCCAGACGGTCCATGGCTTCCACCAGATCCTTGTAGGATGCTGCATATGATATTCGGAAGTGGCCTTCACCGTACTGGCCAAAGGAAGAACCCGGCACCAGAACTACATCCTTTTTAAGGGCTTCTTCCACAAATTGTTCAGGATTTTCAATGGAGGGGAGCACGTAAAAGGCTCCGTGTGGTAAATTACATTTTATTCCCATGTTGTGTAGTCTTCCCACCACCAGATCCCTTCTCCTTTTAAATTCATCCCTCATTTTAATTACACTATCTTGAGGTCCCTGAAGGGCTGCTAAAGCAGCTTTTTGAGATATGGAAGTTGCACAGGTGACACTGTATTGATGTACCTTCAAAACAGCTTCCATTATGCTTGGTGGGACTGCAAGGTATCCAATACGGAAACCGGTCATGGCATATGTTTTGGAAAATCCATTAATGGTTATAACATTATCAGAATAGCTTGCCGGGCTGTAATGTTCCTTTTCATATATGATCTTATCATATATTTCATCGGAAATAAGAATCAGGTCATGATCATCGGCAATATCAGCCATGCCCTTAACATCCCTTTTTTCCAGCACTGCACCGGTAGGATTGTTCGGTGAATTGATTATAATGGCCTTGGTACGTGGTGTGACCTGTTCCAGCACATCTTCCGGTAGCATCCTGAAATCATTTTCATCCTTAAGGGGTGCTGGTACTGATTTACCTCCACTGAGTTTTACACAGGCATCATAGGCTACGAAACCAGGATCAGGAATGATCACTTCATCCCCCTCCTCTACAAGTGCATTGATACTGGAATACAGTGACCCACTGGCGCCCACCGTAACAATTATTGATTCAGGGGATGATTCAATATGATTGTCATTCTGTAGTTTATGGGATATGGCTTCCCTTAATTCCAGAATCCCGGTATTGCCGGTGTAATGGGTGAAACCCTCATCCAGTGCTGCTTTAACTGCTTCGCGGATATGGGGTGGTGTGTCAAAGTCAGGTTCGCCCAGTGCCAGGTTGATGGAGTCTGCCCCCACCAAATCGAACATTTTCCTTATTCCAGATAGATCAATGGACTCTACTCTTTTAGCTGGTTTCATTGTAATCGCCCTTTTATTAACTTATTTATTGATTAATTATTTTTGATGATTTTAATTAACTTTTTTTTTAATTACACGCCCCACAATTATAACAACCAAAAGTCTCACACCATGGGGTTAAATCACCGTTTAATGCCTTTTCATATTCATTTTCCAGGAATTTATCATCAATACCTACATCTATCTCTTTCCAGGGAAGTTCATCACCTAACTTTAATTTTGGTGTTATTTTTTTCCATTCACCCAGTGGAACTTGTTTAAATGATGATGCTTCGATCATAGGGGATAGTTCAACACCCCCCACGGATAATATGTACTGTGCAAGGGATTTATTGGGATTTTCCACCTTGAAATGTCTCATTTTGGCCTGTTTTTTCAAGTATTTTACCTTCGCTTTAATATCTTTCAGGTTGAATTCCATCCACTGGAAGGGGGTGTGTGGTTTTGGTATAAATGGATTGACACTTATCCTGAGTGAATCTCGATGCGGGACCATAACTTGCAGATCCCTTATTAGATTCACCATATCTTCCAAGTCGGCATGCGTTTCCGTTGGGAGTCCTACCAGGAAATATAGCTTAACATTCAAGTTCAAATCGAAGGCAGTTTCCATGGTGCTCTGGATATCCTCATCAGTGATTGGTTTATTGACCACCTGTCTGAGTCTCCATGTGGATTCAGGGGCAATGGTAATGGTTCTAAGTCCGCTTTCAGTTAAACTTTCCAGAAGATCCCTGGAGATTGATTCAATACGCAGTGAGGGGGTGGTAACCTGGAAATCACGACTTAGAAGTTCACGACACAACTCTTCGATACGGGAGTAGTCTGAAACAGCCCCCCCAATGAGTGCAATCTTCTCCAGACCAGTGGCCTGTCTCCCGTCTTCTGCAGTCTGAATAAGGGTTTTAATATCAACTTCTCTCCGGGGGCGGTAAAGACATCCTGCCATGCAGAAACGACAACCCCGGGCACATCCTCGGGATACCTCCAGGAGGAATGATTTTCCAAAGGCCGGAATCAACTCTTTATTTTCAGTCTCCGGGAAAACCTGGCGAACCGGACGCCAGGCATCACGCATATCATCCACCTGGACCAGGTTCACCTTATTCCCGGGAATGTAAATTCCTTCCACATCCAGGAATGATTCTAGCTCTTTCCGGGGATTATCCAGTTCACTTAACTTATCCAGAAAATCAGGTAGAATGACCTCACCATCCCCTACCAGGAAAAGATCAATAAAACTACTCATGGGCAGGGGGTTGGAACTGGCACAGGGACCACCCGCTATTACCAGAGGATCTTCTGGAGTCCTATCCTCTTTTCGAACCTTTAAACCACCTTCCCTGAGCATTTCCAGTACATGGGAATAATCCTGTTCATACTGGAGGGAAAAACCCACCACATCAAAATCCTTCAGGGGTGAACCGGTCTCCAGGCTCTTACCATAGGGGTAAACCACTCTCTCACAGTAAACCTCTTCCTGGTGGTTTAAAAGGTCGTAGATTATATGGAAACCCAGTGAAGACATGGCACTGCGGTATAAGTTAGGGTAGCATGATGCGAAGCGAAGTCCAATTTTCAGTGGATCCTTCACCACCACATTGTGTTCCAGGAGCATAGTTTATTATCTTGCCCACAATATAATCAAGATATCTACATAATTAATTTGGGAAGATCAAAAAACTGGAAGATATAATATTTTCTAAAAAAATTTTGATCAAGATTTCAATACTTATTTAGAATTTTTAGTTTCACAATGGATAAAACCTATAAAATTAAGGATAATCACCAATGATTGAGCAAAAATATCACAAGGTGGCAGTTGGAGGCACCTTTGACAAGTTCCACAGGGGTCACCAGTTACTGGTAAAAACAGCATTCCAGGTGGGTGAACAGGTACTTATCGGAGTAACCTCTGATAAATTCGGAGGTATAAAAGGAGAAATAGAACCCTGTAACGTTAGAATGTCCAACCTCAACCAGCTACTGGAAGGACGTTCAAATTATATTATATCTCGTCTGGATGATCCGTATGGAGTCACTATTGATGATGAATCAGTTGATGCCATAGTGGTGAGTTCTGAAACTGAACCAACAGCGTTTAAAATCAACCAGATACGCCGGGAGAATGGAATGAAACCCCTGGACATAATCACCATAAGCATGGTCCTGGCAGATGATGGTAAGCCCATATCATCCACCCGTATACGTCGGGGTGAGATTGATCAGGTGGGAACTATAATTAGAAAGGTTGAAAGGTAAAATGAAGGTTGTAGTGGGATCCAAAAATCCAGTGAAGTTAAAGGCCACTCGGAATGTTTTAAAAAAGATATATCCTCAAATGGGTGTGCAGGCAAAACACGTGGATTCTGGTGTGCCGGACCAGCCCATAGGATTAGAGGTCACCATTCAAGGCGCTATAAACCGGGCAAAGAATGCATATTCCGAAGATTTTGATCTTTCAGTGGGCATAGAATCCGGTCTTTTAGAGGTACCCCATAGTATAACTGGGTACTTGGATTTGCAATGGTGTGCCATCTATGATGGCGAGAAAACCACCCTTGGAGTTAGTGCTGGTTTTGAATACCCTCCACTGGTCATAGAAAAGGTCTTGGAAGGTATGGAAGTGGGGGATGTTATGGACCAGGTTACCGGCATTGACCGCTTGGGACAGAAAACTGGTGCAGTAAGCCATCTCAGTCGGGGGTTACTGGACCGTACAGGGAATACTGAGCAGTGTGTGTTAATGGCTATGATACCCCGGATGAATGAGGGGGTTTATTTTGGTTAGTTATGATTTCTTTTAAAGATAAAATAAAAAAAATGAATAATTAAAATTTAAGTTTGTTAGTGTATTTTTGTTGGTTTAATATTATTTCCAAGATTTAAAACTAATTTACTAAATATTCCCCACTTTGTTCGACATCTTTTGGTAGTTTAGAAGAGAACATACTTAGTTTCTCTCTTAAATATGTTTCATTTTTTGGATTGGGTGCATAAAATAAAACTACACTATCTCCACAGGCAACATTATCCTTAATTTTCCATTCTCCTACTTTAATCCAATCTGGAGGTATGTTATTTCCTAATGTATAATTATAAATTATTATAACGCTAACGTTGTTGTTTTTAATCATGTCAGAAATTTCCGTAACCCCATATTTTTTTTCTTCTCTTTTTTCAGCTACTTCGAAACTTGCCAATCCCCAGAGATCCAAACATTTTATATCATCTATATAATTGATAACACCAATATCA
Proteins encoded in this window:
- the yjjX gene encoding inosine/xanthosine triphosphatase, with protein sequence MKVVVGSKNPVKLKATRNVLKKIYPQMGVQAKHVDSGVPDQPIGLEVTIQGAINRAKNAYSEDFDLSVGIESGLLEVPHSITGYLDLQWCAIYDGEKTTLGVSAGFEYPPLVIEKVLEGMEVGDVMDQVTGIDRLGQKTGAVSHLSRGLLDRTGNTEQCVLMAMIPRMNEGVYFG